A genomic region of Trichothermofontia sichuanensis B231 contains the following coding sequences:
- a CDS encoding 2-hydroxyacyl-CoA dehydratase family protein, with product MDTNQVLDLVNKLLREKGESSLKDIEQIIFREVWEDHQKSYLEIAIQNNYAERSITQIASQLWLRLSRVFGVEIKKNKLRSVVEEYQRKRRAEKNLNFTSQNSDATFEKTFIEQGHKSFIGYDDNWVGCDDLIKSLKEKIAISKTKIIILWGITGIGKTALAEKLYQELEAQANSNRLLRINFENQDQADFESFSTVADRWLKESNVLVTPEDRQDVGRLRKKLVDYICKNPCLIIIDSLEWILQENQQYGWSEFKDREWVDFLRLFLSQLDCQSHIIITTQHLPEDVSADYDNFWFIQILEGLKSQEQIDLFKKIGIKTQDQAELSYLERLGKVYEGHTLTLKTIAARIKTAYCGNVSAYWQEEGKEEIEKVEKDLESFQGEIKELWKLHSANHNLYHKVCYRLNKTLERLKKYNYYAYLLLCITSTYLRPHSRSDLLEHLTDEGCNEIQKQSAFQALTDEQLIDKYVEDNLVLYRLHNLVRSIAYEHFQRLD from the coding sequence ATGGACACCAATCAAGTCCTAGATTTAGTCAATAAATTGCTCAGAGAAAAAGGAGAAAGTAGCTTAAAAGATATCGAGCAAATTATTTTTAGAGAAGTTTGGGAGGATCACCAAAAGTCATATTTGGAGATCGCTATTCAAAACAATTATGCTGAAAGATCAATAACTCAAATTGCATCACAGCTATGGCTACGATTAAGCAGAGTATTCGGAGTTGAGATCAAGAAAAATAAACTCCGCTCAGTTGTTGAAGAGTATCAACGAAAACGACGAGCAGAAAAAAACTTAAATTTTACTAGTCAAAATTCAGATGCTACTTTCGAGAAAACTTTTATAGAACAGGGACATAAAAGTTTTATTGGCTATGATGATAATTGGGTTGGTTGTGATGATCTCATCAAAAGTCTAAAAGAAAAAATTGCTATCTCTAAAACTAAAATTATTATTTTATGGGGAATCACAGGTATAGGGAAAACTGCCCTAGCAGAAAAACTATATCAAGAACTGGAGGCTCAAGCGAATTCGAATCGACTCCTAAGAATTAATTTTGAAAATCAGGATCAAGCAGACTTTGAGAGTTTTTCTACTGTAGCAGATAGATGGTTAAAAGAAAGTAATGTTCTCGTCACCCCAGAGGATAGGCAAGATGTTGGTAGATTACGAAAAAAATTAGTTGATTATATTTGCAAGAATCCCTGTTTAATCATTATTGATTCATTAGAATGGATTCTACAAGAGAATCAACAGTATGGATGGAGTGAATTCAAGGATAGAGAATGGGTTGATTTTTTACGCCTATTTTTATCCCAACTTGACTGTCAAAGCCATATTATTATCACGACTCAACATTTACCGGAAGATGTTTCGGCTGATTACGATAATTTCTGGTTTATCCAGATTTTAGAAGGGCTAAAAAGCCAGGAACAAATAGATTTGTTTAAGAAAATTGGGATAAAAACTCAAGATCAAGCTGAGCTTAGCTATTTAGAACGTCTAGGTAAAGTTTATGAGGGACATACATTAACACTCAAAACAATCGCAGCCAGAATTAAAACTGCGTACTGCGGGAACGTTTCAGCATACTGGCAAGAAGAGGGCAAGGAGGAAATTGAAAAAGTTGAAAAGGATTTGGAATCATTTCAAGGTGAAATAAAAGAACTCTGGAAGTTACATAGTGCCAACCATAATCTATACCATAAAGTTTGTTATCGTCTTAATAAGACTCTGGAAAGACTCAAAAAATATAACTATTATGCCTACCTTCTTCTTTGTATTACTTCTACTTACTTAAGACCTCACTCTCGTTCAGATCTACTAGAGCATTTGACAGACGAAGGATGTAATGAAATACAAAAACAATCAGCTTTTCAGGCTTTAACAGATGAACAACTTATTGATAAATATGTTGAAGATAATCTGGTTTTATATAGACTTCATAACCTTGTTAGAAGCATTGCCTACGAACATTTCCAACGTCTTGATTGA
- a CDS encoding glycine-rich domain-containing protein, with product MFFAPTNLSLSDRCFLDRLQQLDLQPIADSLKKPITPVTSTVELPIQSMLVAYLQFLFLMYRYPRLSLVPPSVIAAIWQAHILDTRKYQQDCQQLFGSLDLAHHQACPLPLSTTEQQQLINYFATTCALFETHFGTNIQLFDQPGTCLRPGYGGP from the coding sequence ATGTTTTTCGCACCGACCAACCTATCCCTAAGCGATCGCTGCTTCCTCGATCGCTTACAACAACTAGACCTCCAACCGATCGCTGACAGCCTGAAAAAACCCATCACGCCAGTAACGAGCACAGTAGAGCTACCGATCCAATCGATGCTGGTAGCTTATTTACAGTTTTTATTCCTGATGTACCGCTACCCTCGCCTAAGCCTAGTTCCCCCAAGCGTCATCGCCGCTATTTGGCAAGCGCATATCCTGGATACCCGGAAATATCAGCAAGACTGCCAGCAACTATTCGGCAGTCTGGACCTGGCCCACCATCAAGCCTGTCCGCTGCCCCTATCGACTACCGAGCAGCAGCAATTAATCAACTACTTTGCCACTACCTGCGCCTTATTTGAAACGCATTTTGGCACCAATATCCAGCTATTTGATCAACCGGGGACCTGCCTGCGGCCCGGTTATGGTGGCCCCTAA
- a CDS encoding CAP domain-containing protein — protein sequence MLILFTPKSQKSLSTAFIQQVIALTNQERAKLGLRALVPDSRLINAAQAHSADMAFQDYFNHTGLNGATPTSRAAAFGFPGGVGENIGAGSVSPADVVTGWMNSPGHRANILNPNYQSIGVGYFFLANDTGNVNYRHYWVQKFGLTSGNNVIPNLTDAGGTNDPGAGDPGSGNTSGNIVGTDGNDVLTGSNGNDTLSPVRTRW from the coding sequence TTGCTGATACTGTTTACCCCAAAATCCCAGAAGAGCCTGTCTACTGCCTTTATCCAGCAAGTTATTGCCCTAACCAACCAGGAACGGGCCAAGCTGGGCCTGCGTGCCCTTGTGCCAGACTCTCGCCTGATTAATGCTGCCCAAGCCCACAGCGCAGATATGGCCTTTCAAGATTACTTCAATCACACCGGTTTAAATGGGGCAACTCCAACCAGCCGCGCGGCAGCCTTTGGCTTCCCTGGTGGGGTTGGTGAGAATATTGGGGCAGGTTCTGTATCGCCAGCAGATGTTGTGACTGGCTGGATGAACAGCCCCGGCCATCGAGCTAACATTCTTAATCCCAATTACCAAAGTATTGGGGTTGGCTATTTTTTCCTGGCGAACGATACGGGCAATGTGAACTATCGGCATTATTGGGTACAAAAATTTGGCCTAACATCGGGTAACAATGTCATCCCTAACCTAACTGATGCTGGGGGCACTAACGATCCGGGTGCTGGTGATCCAGGTTCCGGTAATACGAGTGGCAATATCGTGGGAACCGACGGGAATGATGTCCTCACGGGGAGCAATGGCAACGATACCCTGTCCCCTGTCCGGACGAGGTGGTAA
- a CDS encoding calcium-binding protein yields MATIPCPLSGRGGNDFLHGRQGNDQLFGEAGNDTLRGGKGIDRVDGGDGNDAVYGDRDNDTVIGGNGDDLLYGGKDNDSLLGDAGNDTLAGDLGQDTLIGGPGMDTYILGSDTFDIVFYDDAEDFMKLPSGLTFADLVISQGLDQYVQDGQIETLLTNRNTGQLLAVLPGVAASVIGPEDFV; encoded by the coding sequence ATGGCAACGATACCCTGTCCCCTGTCCGGACGAGGTGGTAATGATTTCCTGCATGGTCGGCAAGGCAACGATCAATTGTTTGGCGAAGCCGGGAATGATACGCTGCGCGGTGGCAAGGGGATCGATCGCGTGGATGGCGGCGATGGTAATGATGCCGTCTATGGCGATCGCGATAACGATACCGTTATTGGCGGCAACGGCGATGATCTCCTCTACGGCGGCAAGGACAATGATTCGCTGTTGGGCGACGCGGGCAATGATACGTTAGCAGGCGATCTGGGTCAAGATACCCTGATTGGGGGGCCAGGGATGGATACCTATATCTTGGGCAGCGATACCTTCGATATTGTGTTTTATGATGATGCCGAAGATTTTATGAAGCTACCCAGTGGCCTCACCTTTGCTGATTTGGTAATTAGCCAGGGACTGGATCAATATGTTCAGGATGGGCAAATTGAAACCTTGCTAACCAATCGCAATACGGGGCAATTGTTAGCGGTTTTGCCCGGTGTTGCAGCCAGCGTCATTGGCCCGGAGGATTTTGTTTAA
- a CDS encoding DEAD/DEAH box helicase family protein encodes MPRTPTLSFDRGTLILHPPPRGKGWIEYAVWDDRVERFRVPANQYRPLVEALQAEGTAFTDQAKAFAPLTLKSCLEMPPYPHQVAALAAWQQAGRRGVVVLPTAAGKTYLAQLAMQATPCHTLIVVPTLDLLHQWYAHLLAAFPDVEVGVLGGGSRDRSPLLVATYDSAAIHAETLGNRYGLLIFDECHHLPSDFNRVIAEYAIAPYRLGLSATPERADGRHTDLDTLIGPTVYRKAPEDLAGQALAPHEVVQIKVNLSQWERQRYEALIQQRNAFLNQSKIHLGSLEGWQRFVQVSATSAAGRQAMLAHHEARAIALGTDGKVRVLTDLLNQHYPEPVLIFTNDNATVYRISQDFLIPAITHQTPVKERHEILDRFKQGIYKTLVVANVLDEGVDVPDVRIAIFLAGSGSTRQFVQRLGRVLRKGKQANKQAILYEVIAADTVEERTSDRRRQRSGSQLKRGQRSDNPPTQLECLPPTSYPLPIPLRQPRAAEPGASWPGANWAEQDRDRET; translated from the coding sequence ATGCCCCGAACGCCGACGCTTTCCTTCGATCGCGGCACCCTCATCCTGCACCCACCGCCACGGGGTAAAGGCTGGATTGAGTATGCCGTGTGGGACGATCGGGTCGAACGGTTTCGGGTGCCAGCGAACCAGTACCGGCCACTGGTGGAAGCACTGCAAGCCGAGGGCACAGCGTTTACGGATCAGGCCAAGGCGTTTGCACCCCTGACCCTCAAATCTTGCCTGGAAATGCCACCCTATCCCCATCAGGTGGCGGCCCTAGCGGCTTGGCAGCAGGCGGGTCGGCGGGGGGTGGTGGTCCTGCCCACAGCGGCGGGGAAAACCTATCTGGCCCAATTGGCGATGCAGGCGACGCCGTGCCATACCCTGATTGTGGTGCCTACGCTGGATTTGCTGCACCAGTGGTATGCCCATCTGCTGGCGGCGTTTCCGGATGTGGAGGTTGGGGTGTTGGGGGGGGGATCGCGCGATCGCAGTCCCCTCCTGGTCGCCACCTACGACAGTGCAGCCATCCATGCGGAAACGTTGGGGAATCGGTATGGCCTGTTGATTTTTGATGAATGTCACCACCTGCCCAGTGACTTTAACCGGGTGATTGCCGAGTATGCGATCGCCCCCTACCGCCTGGGGTTAAGCGCTACTCCAGAACGGGCCGATGGTCGCCACACGGATCTCGACACTCTGATTGGGCCAACGGTTTACCGCAAGGCCCCGGAGGATCTGGCGGGGCAAGCCCTGGCCCCCCATGAAGTGGTGCAAATTAAGGTCAACCTGTCCCAGTGGGAACGTCAGCGCTATGAGGCCCTGATTCAACAACGCAATGCTTTCCTGAACCAGAGCAAAATTCACCTGGGCAGTTTGGAGGGATGGCAACGGTTTGTGCAGGTAAGTGCAACTTCGGCGGCGGGACGGCAAGCGATGTTGGCTCACCATGAGGCACGGGCGATCGCCCTGGGGACGGATGGCAAGGTTCGCGTTCTCACGGATTTGCTGAACCAACACTATCCGGAACCGGTGTTGATTTTCACCAACGATAACGCCACGGTTTATCGCATTTCCCAGGATTTTCTGATCCCGGCGATCACGCACCAAACCCCGGTGAAGGAACGCCACGAAATTCTCGATCGTTTTAAGCAGGGAATTTATAAAACCCTGGTGGTTGCCAATGTGCTGGATGAAGGGGTAGATGTCCCCGATGTGCGGATTGCAATTTTTCTGGCCGGCAGTGGCTCGACGCGGCAATTTGTCCAACGTTTGGGGCGAGTATTGCGCAAGGGGAAACAGGCGAATAAACAGGCAATTCTGTATGAGGTGATCGCGGCGGATACGGTGGAAGAACGCACCTCCGATCGTCGTCGTCAGCGATCGGGTTCCCAACTAAAGCGCGGTCAGCGATCAGACAACCCACCTACTCAGTTGGAGTGCTTACCGCCTACGTCATACCCCCTACCGATACCCCTGCGTCAACCGCGTGCAGCTGAGCCAGGAGCGAGTTGGCCAGGAGCAAATTGGGCAGAGCAGGACCGCGATCGGGAAACTTAA